Genomic DNA from Niabella ginsenosidivorans:
AGGCCGCTGCTTTTGCCGCATGGCCTTCCGGCCAGTTGGGCTGTGGTAGCATGTCGTCAATGACATAGAAGCCACCTTCGTTCAGCTGCGCAATTGTTTCTTCAAACAGGTCATATTTGCCTGGCATGGCATCAGCGAATATGAAATCAAACCCCGGGCCGGTATAACTGCTGATCCATTCATACCCGTCGGCAAGAACAAAACTAACCCGGTCATCATTCAGGTATTCCTTCGCGATGTTTAACAAAACTGCATTGTTTTCAATACTTGTAAGCCGTGAACTTTTATCCATTCCTTCCAGAATCCATGATGCCGAAAGCCCGCTCCCTGTGCCCAGTTCCAGGATATTGGAACCAGGTTTGGACGCCACTAAGGTTTTTAAAAGACTACCCGTTTGCAGATCAGATGCCATATTGAAATCTAATGATCTTGTAGCGCTTAGTATATTGTTATACTGAACAGGGATGTCCGGGAAAATATTATCCTGCATTATTTGTTTATTTTTGATCCGGCAGCTGCCATCAGGGTTCGACTACTTTAGCCTGATCTCACTTACGCTGCAGCCCTGCGGCACCATCGGAAATACATTATTTTCTTTGCCTACTTTTATTTCCAGCAAATATGGCCCATCATGATCCAGCATTGTTTTAAGAGACGTTTTCAGGTCTGCGCGCTGATCGATGGATTGGCCTTCTATTCCATAGGATTTTGCGAGCATTACAAAATCGGGGCTGGTGATGTTTACAAAGGAGTAACGCCTGTCATGGAATAATTGCTGCCACTGGCGTACCATTCCCAGAAACTCATTATTCAGGATCAGGATCTTTACAGCCGCCCCGAATTGCATAATGGTGCCCAGTTCCTGCAGGGTCATCTGGAATCCGCCATCACCAATAATCGCAACCACGGTTCTGTCTGGTGTACCGTATTTTGCTCCTATGGCAGCAGGTAATCCAAACCCCATAGTTCCCAGCCCGCCCGAGGTGATATTGCTTCTTGTATGGTTGAATTTTGCATAACGGCAGGCCACCATCTGGTGCTGCCCCACATCTGTTACAATAACGGCATCGCCTTTTGTCAGCTCATTCAGCGCCTCCATCACTTCTGCCATGGACATTACAGGGCCTTTGGGGTGCATTTCCGGTTCAATGCATTCCTTTATTTCTTCCGCCTCGTACTTCTTAAATTGTTTCAGCCATTTTGAATGGTCTTTTGCTTCAATCAGCCTGGTTAATAAAGGCAGGGTCTCCTTACAGTCGCCCCAAACGGCAACGGTTGTTTTTACGTTCTTGTCAATTTCTGCCGGATCTATATCCAGGTGAATTACTTTAGCCTGTTTGGCATATTTGTCTAACCGTCCTGTAACGCGGTCATCAAAGCGCATACCTACCGCAATCAGCACATCGCATTCATTGGTTAAAACATTAGGTCCGTAATTACCATGCATGCCCAGCATTCCCACACCTAAGGGGTGGTTAGTTGGAATGGCTCCTTCGCCCATGATGGTCCATGCTGCGGGGAGGTTGCCCTTTTCAATAAAGGTTTTAAATTCTTTTTCTGCCTGGCCCAGGATCACGCCCTGACCAAAGATCACAAAAGGCTTTTTAGCGCTGTTGATCAGCTTTGCAGCTTCTGCTATGTATTCTTTGCGGATGATGGGC
This window encodes:
- a CDS encoding O-methyltransferase, translating into MQDNIFPDIPVQYNNILSATRSLDFNMASDLQTGSLLKTLVASKPGSNILELGTGSGLSASWILEGMDKSSRLTSIENNAVLLNIAKEYLNDDRVSFVLADGYEWISSYTGPGFDFIFADAMPGKYDLFEETIAQLNEGGFYVIDDMLPQPNWPEGHAAKAAAFITMIGKRKDLAITKLNWSTGIIIATKHSMNP
- the ilvB gene encoding biosynthetic-type acetolactate synthase large subunit; its protein translation is METIQLKNKTAGTNKKAAPKASAAVKKGSTLTGSQAVMEALIAEEVNTIFGYPGGAIMPIYDALYDYTDRLQHILVRHEQGGVHAAQGFARTSGKVGVAFATSGPGATNLVTGLADAQIDSTPLVCITGQVFAHLLGTDAFQETDVINVTMPVTKWNYQITDAAEIPSVLAKAFYIARSGRPGPVLVDITKNAQLQQFEYPGYQRCEHVRSYRPKPIIRKEYIAEAAKLINSAKKPFVIFGQGVILGQAEKEFKTFIEKGNLPAAWTIMGEGAIPTNHPLGVGMLGMHGNYGPNVLTNECDVLIAVGMRFDDRVTGRLDKYAKQAKVIHLDIDPAEIDKNVKTTVAVWGDCKETLPLLTRLIEAKDHSKWLKQFKKYEAEEIKECIEPEMHPKGPVMSMAEVMEALNELTKGDAVIVTDVGQHQMVACRYAKFNHTRSNITSGGLGTMGFGLPAAIGAKYGTPDRTVVAIIGDGGFQMTLQELGTIMQFGAAVKILILNNEFLGMVRQWQQLFHDRRYSFVNITSPDFVMLAKSYGIEGQSIDQRADLKTSLKTMLDHDGPYLLEIKVGKENNVFPMVPQGCSVSEIRLK